A DNA window from Desulforamulus hydrothermalis Lam5 = DSM 18033 contains the following coding sequences:
- the trpE gene encoding anthranilate synthase component I, producing the protein MYYPALAEYCKLAETYNLVPVYREYPADTETPVSVYHKLSPAPPCFLLESVAGGTTQARYSFIGMACFLNFRYSAGAEYWGAEGRARLPGDPLAALRELVSRYQTPALPNLPPFISGGVGYFGYDLVRFFESLPPSKQNDPALPLCRLMFPGVVLAFDHLRRTLLVVANLPVTGRPADTYQAAVAKIDRVAKQIFASGQSPVSCPLRGAPAYSQSLLDRYLAEGAVFGRSRFEAAVSRALDYIRAGEIFQVVLSQRFDLPFDGNPFDFYRWLRLLNPSPYHFYLNFGALTVVGCSPEMLVRVTGPKVTTHPIAGTRPRGSHAAEDDRLAAELLADEKERAEHLMLVDLGRNDLGRVCRPGTVQVPSFMQVERYSHVMHLVSEVTGLLEAGRTGLDALAACFPAGTVSGAPKIRAMEIIDELEPVSRGLYAGAVGYLDFAGQLDTAITIRTAVLHGGKAYLQAGAGIVADSQPAREYQECLHKARAMAAALLAATAGERGYGLAGGNR; encoded by the coding sequence TTGTATTATCCTGCCCTGGCAGAATATTGTAAGCTGGCGGAAACTTATAACCTGGTTCCGGTTTACCGTGAGTACCCGGCCGATACCGAAACTCCGGTATCCGTCTACCACAAGCTGTCGCCGGCGCCCCCCTGCTTTCTGCTGGAAAGCGTAGCCGGCGGCACCACGCAGGCCCGCTACTCTTTTATCGGGATGGCTTGTTTTTTAAACTTTCGATATTCCGCTGGGGCGGAATATTGGGGCGCGGAAGGCCGGGCCAGGCTGCCTGGCGATCCTCTGGCAGCCCTGCGGGAACTGGTCAGCAGGTACCAAACTCCCGCACTGCCCAACCTGCCCCCTTTCATTTCGGGTGGTGTGGGCTACTTTGGCTACGATCTGGTGCGTTTTTTCGAATCCCTGCCGCCCTCTAAACAAAATGATCCGGCGTTGCCCCTGTGCCGGTTGATGTTTCCCGGTGTGGTGCTGGCTTTTGACCACCTCCGCCGCACCTTACTGGTGGTGGCCAACCTGCCTGTCACCGGTCGGCCGGCAGACACCTACCAGGCAGCGGTGGCCAAGATTGACCGGGTGGCAAAGCAAATCTTCGCGAGCGGTCAATCACCGGTAAGCTGTCCCTTAAGAGGTGCGCCGGCTTATTCCCAAAGCCTGTTGGATCGTTATTTAGCGGAGGGAGCCGTGTTTGGCCGCAGCCGGTTTGAAGCTGCTGTCAGCCGGGCGTTAGACTACATCCGGGCGGGGGAAATTTTTCAGGTAGTTCTGTCCCAGCGATTTGACCTGCCCTTTGACGGCAACCCCTTTGATTTTTACCGCTGGCTGCGGCTGTTAAATCCTTCGCCCTATCATTTTTATTTGAATTTCGGAGCTTTAACAGTGGTGGGTTGTTCTCCGGAAATGCTGGTACGGGTGACCGGGCCCAAGGTGACGACGCACCCCATTGCCGGCACCAGGCCCCGGGGCAGCCATGCCGCCGAGGATGACCGACTGGCAGCTGAATTATTGGCGGATGAAAAGGAACGGGCTGAACACCTGATGCTGGTGGACCTGGGACGCAATGACCTGGGCCGGGTATGCCGGCCGGGCACGGTACAGGTACCGTCTTTTATGCAGGTAGAACGGTATTCCCATGTTATGCACCTGGTTTCGGAGGTTACCGGTCTGCTGGAGGCAGGCCGGACCGGCCTGGATGCACTGGCAGCTTGTTTTCCGGCGGGAACGGTCAGCGGGGCGCCCAAGATCAGAGCTATGGAAATAATTGATGAACTGGAGCCGGTAAGCCGGGGGCTTTATGCCGGGGCAGTGGGTTATTTGGACTTTGCCGGTCAACTGGACACAGCCATCACCATTCGTACCGCCGTACTGCATGGCGGCAAGGCCTACCTGCAGGCCGGGGCAGGCATTGTGGCCGATTCTCAGCCGGCCAGGGAGTACCAGGAGTGCCTGCATAAAGCCCGGGCAATGGCAGCGGCCTTGCTGGCAGCGACAGCCGGGGAAAGGGGGTATGGTCTTGCTGGCGGTAATAGATAA
- a CDS encoding anthranilate synthase component II, with the protein MLAVIDNYDSFTYNLVQLVRELGQEVLVYRNDATTPEQLLASGVRGLLLSPGPGRPEQAGICLAVVRQLYDKIPILGVCLGHQAIARALGGAIVPAGRLMHGKTSVIWHDGDGIYKDLPPSFTAARYHSLAVDEKTLPSCLKVTARTTAGEVMGIRHLLYPVEGVQFHPESIATTHGKAMLINFLRQCMAMS; encoded by the coding sequence TTGCTGGCGGTAATAGATAACTATGATTCTTTTACTTATAACCTTGTTCAACTGGTGAGGGAGTTGGGGCAAGAAGTTTTGGTTTACCGCAACGATGCCACGACGCCCGAACAACTGCTGGCTTCAGGCGTCCGCGGCTTGCTATTGTCGCCGGGGCCGGGCCGGCCGGAGCAGGCGGGTATCTGCCTGGCAGTTGTCCGGCAGTTGTACGATAAAATCCCCATCCTGGGAGTTTGCTTAGGTCATCAAGCTATTGCCCGGGCCTTGGGCGGCGCCATTGTCCCGGCCGGCCGCCTGATGCATGGCAAAACTTCTGTCATTTGGCATGACGGCGACGGGATTTACAAAGATTTGCCGCCTTCCTTCACAGCGGCCCGTTACCATTCACTGGCCGTGGATGAAAAAACTTTGCCGTCCTGTTTGAAAGTAACGGCCCGGACCACAGCAGGGGAGGTGATGGGAATCCGCCATTTGCTTTACCCGGTGGAGGGGGTGCAGTTTCATCCGGAATCTATTGCTACCACCCATGGTAAGGCTATGTTGATAAATTTTTTACGGCAGTGCATGGCCATGAGCTGA
- the trpD gene encoding anthranilate phosphoribosyltransferase translates to MITEAIKQVVKGEDLSEPVARGVMQEIMTGEASPAQIACFLTALHLKGETAAEITGFARTMREKLTPVKTGRKGLVDTCGTGGDGAHTFNISTASALVLAGAGLPVAKHGNRSVSSRCGSADVLEYLGVAVNLTPAEAGLCLDEVGIAFLYAPLLHTAMKYAAGPRQEMGIRTVFNILGPLTNPAFARHQVLGVYSAQLAPVMARVLANLGTAKSFVIHGSGGLDEISLAGPALVYETEANQVRQFTLDPLDFGLARAPVAALAGGDVKKNARILQNVLAGAPGPQRDAVIINAALGLVAGGLTGDLAAAVKLAQEVIDSGRARQKLKQLIEFSQSLVRERTAAL, encoded by the coding sequence GTGATAACGGAGGCAATTAAGCAGGTAGTAAAGGGAGAGGACTTGTCCGAACCGGTTGCCCGGGGCGTCATGCAGGAAATTATGACAGGTGAGGCTTCCCCGGCGCAAATTGCTTGTTTTTTAACAGCTTTACACCTGAAAGGAGAAACAGCGGCTGAGATTACCGGTTTTGCCCGGACTATGCGGGAAAAGCTGACGCCGGTGAAAACCGGCCGCAAGGGCCTGGTAGATACCTGCGGCACCGGCGGGGATGGCGCCCATACCTTTAATATTTCGACAGCCAGTGCCCTGGTTCTGGCAGGGGCCGGCTTGCCGGTAGCCAAACACGGCAACCGGTCAGTTTCCAGCCGCTGCGGCAGCGCTGATGTATTGGAATACCTGGGGGTGGCCGTTAACCTGACCCCCGCGGAAGCCGGCTTGTGTTTAGATGAAGTGGGCATAGCCTTTCTTTATGCGCCTTTGCTGCATACCGCCATGAAGTATGCAGCGGGGCCCCGGCAAGAAATGGGCATACGCACTGTGTTTAATATTTTAGGACCGTTAACTAACCCGGCCTTTGCCCGGCATCAAGTGCTGGGGGTATATAGTGCACAACTGGCTCCGGTAATGGCCCGGGTGTTGGCCAACTTAGGCACCGCTAAATCCTTTGTCATTCACGGCAGCGGCGGTTTGGATGAAATATCCCTGGCCGGCCCGGCGCTGGTGTACGAAACAGAAGCCAACCAGGTTAGGCAGTTTACCCTTGACCCCCTTGATTTTGGTCTGGCCCGGGCTCCGGTTGCGGCTTTGGCCGGCGGTGACGTTAAGAAAAACGCCAGAATTTTGCAAAACGTTCTGGCAGGCGCACCCGGTCCCCAGCGGGATGCGGTAATCATTAACGCCGCCCTGGGGCTGGTTGCCGGCGGATTGACCGGGGATCTTGCCGCTGCCGTTAAACTGGCCCAGGAAGTAATTGACTCGGGCAGGGCCAGGCAAAAATTAAAGCAACTGATAGAGTTTTCGCAATCTCTGGTCAGGGAAAGGACGGCAGCCCTTTGA
- the trpC gene encoding indole-3-glycerol phosphate synthase TrpC has product MILSKIIQHKKQELKILQQTLDVCDMARQIKRLPPTRNFQAAIRLPGCVSLIAEIKQASPVKGNLSRNFNHLELAGSYSRHGAAAISILTETEFFGGRLSYLEEVRQACDLPLLRKDFIIDTLQLYQSRLAGADAVLLIAAVLSDHKLRQLLSLAARLNLQALVEVHTPAELERALRAGAAVIGINNRCLQTFVTDLNTTDRLLSLLNRPDITVVSASGISSREHMQFLRRRGVHAALVGEALVTAADTGCKIKELLEGGRRLTDV; this is encoded by the coding sequence TTGATTTTATCCAAGATCATACAGCATAAAAAACAGGAGCTTAAAATTTTGCAGCAGACCCTGGATGTGTGTGATATGGCCAGGCAAATTAAACGGCTGCCGCCGACCAGGAATTTTCAAGCCGCCATCCGGTTGCCCGGTTGTGTCAGCCTGATTGCGGAAATTAAACAAGCCTCTCCGGTTAAAGGAAACCTTAGCCGTAATTTTAACCACCTTGAGCTGGCCGGCAGTTACAGCCGGCACGGGGCGGCGGCCATTTCGATCTTAACTGAAACGGAGTTTTTTGGCGGCCGGCTGTCTTACCTGGAAGAAGTACGTCAGGCCTGCGACCTGCCTTTGCTGCGCAAGGATTTTATTATAGATACGCTGCAGCTTTACCAGAGCAGGCTGGCCGGTGCAGATGCGGTGCTGCTGATTGCCGCTGTTCTGTCAGACCACAAACTGAGGCAATTGCTAAGCCTGGCTGCCCGGCTGAACCTGCAAGCCCTGGTGGAGGTGCATACACCGGCTGAGCTAGAGCGGGCGCTCCGGGCAGGGGCTGCTGTCATCGGCATTAATAACCGTTGCCTGCAAACCTTTGTTACCGACCTGAATACCACCGACCGGTTGCTGTCCTTGCTTAACCGGCCGGATATTACGGTTGTCAGCGCAAGCGGCATCAGCAGCCGGGAACATATGCAATTTCTCAGGCGCCGGGGCGTGCATGCGGCCCTGGTGGGTGAGGCCCTGGTAACCGCAGCGGATACCGGCTGCAAAATAAAAGAATTGCTGGAAGGTGGGAGGCGGCTTACAGATGTATAG
- a CDS encoding phosphoribosylanthranilate isomerase — protein sequence MYSVRIKICGVQDPFTAEAAALAGADAVGMVLAPGRRQVSPEQARAICQAMPPLVARVGVFVDAPADEVRQIACYCGFDLVQLHGRESPAYCRSLGLRCLKGVAARSRQALEQADNYPVAALLVDTYLPGRVGGTGQPFDWRLLENLPLKLPFILAGGLHPGNVGRAVALLRPYGVDVSSGVEVNGQKDLQLIKTFIKRAKEVSYHAAG from the coding sequence ATGTATAGCGTGCGCATAAAAATTTGCGGCGTGCAAGACCCCTTTACGGCCGAGGCGGCTGCCCTGGCCGGGGCAGATGCCGTTGGCATGGTGTTGGCGCCGGGCCGGCGCCAGGTATCCCCCGAACAGGCCCGGGCCATATGTCAAGCTATGCCGCCGCTGGTGGCGCGGGTGGGCGTTTTTGTGGATGCGCCGGCCGATGAAGTGCGCCAGATTGCCTGTTACTGCGGCTTTGATTTGGTACAGCTGCACGGCCGGGAAAGCCCGGCCTACTGCCGCTCCCTGGGGCTGCGCTGCCTCAAGGGGGTGGCCGCCCGCAGCCGGCAAGCCTTGGAACAAGCAGACAATTACCCTGTGGCCGCTCTGCTGGTGGATACTTACCTGCCGGGACGGGTGGGCGGTACCGGTCAGCCCTTTGATTGGCGGCTGCTGGAAAACCTGCCGTTAAAACTGCCTTTCATTTTAGCCGGTGGGCTGCATCCCGGCAATGTAGGCCGGGCGGTGGCGCTGCTGCGTCCTTACGGGGTGGATGTTTCCAGCGGGGTAGAGGTTAACGGGCAAAAGGATTTGCAATTGATAAAAACATTTATTAAACGGGCCAAGGAGGTGTCTTACCATGCAGCCGGATAA
- the trpB gene encoding tryptophan synthase subunit beta, giving the protein MQPDNRGYFGPYGGAYVPEILMPALEELAEAYQAARQDDAFQKEMAYYLRHYVGRPSPVYYAAALSQQTGGARIYLKREDLNHTGAHKINNTVGQLLLARRMGKRRIVAETGAGQHGVATATVAAMLGMQCVVYMGSQDIRRQSLNVFRMRLLGAEVVEVNTGSGTLKDAMNEAMRDWVTNVRHTFYAIGSAAGPHPYPMLVRDLQSVIGQEAKQQMLEQTGALPHCVVACVGGGSNAMGIFHAFLEDEAVRLVGVEAGGLGLASGQHAATLNAGRPGVLHGSYSYLVQDPYGQVVPVHSVSAGLDYPGVGPEHSYLKDTGRVSYAVATDQEALAAFHLLCRTEGILPALESAHALAEAIKLAPQMAEQQNLLVCLSGRGDKDVHTVAREMGVQLG; this is encoded by the coding sequence ATGCAGCCGGATAACAGAGGATATTTTGGACCCTACGGCGGGGCCTATGTGCCGGAAATTCTCATGCCTGCCCTGGAAGAACTGGCGGAAGCCTATCAGGCGGCCCGGCAGGACGATGCTTTTCAAAAAGAAATGGCCTATTACCTGCGCCATTACGTGGGACGCCCCTCCCCGGTTTATTACGCCGCTGCTCTCAGCCAACAAACAGGAGGTGCCCGCATCTATCTTAAGAGGGAAGACCTGAACCATACCGGGGCGCACAAGATTAACAATACCGTCGGGCAATTGCTGCTGGCCCGCCGGATGGGAAAACGGCGCATTGTGGCGGAAACCGGCGCCGGCCAGCACGGGGTGGCTACCGCTACGGTGGCAGCCATGCTGGGAATGCAGTGTGTAGTATATATGGGATCCCAAGACATCCGCCGGCAGTCATTGAATGTGTTCCGCATGCGCCTGCTGGGGGCTGAGGTGGTGGAGGTCAACACAGGCAGCGGTACTTTAAAAGATGCTATGAACGAGGCCATGCGCGACTGGGTAACCAATGTGCGGCATACCTTTTACGCCATTGGTTCGGCCGCCGGGCCCCATCCTTATCCAATGCTGGTAAGGGATCTGCAGTCTGTCATAGGACAGGAAGCCAAACAGCAAATGCTGGAACAAACCGGCGCCCTGCCTCACTGCGTAGTGGCCTGTGTAGGCGGCGGCAGTAATGCCATGGGTATTTTTCATGCCTTCCTGGAGGATGAGGCAGTAAGGCTGGTAGGGGTGGAAGCCGGTGGACTGGGGCTGGCCAGCGGACAACATGCGGCCACCTTAAATGCCGGCCGGCCCGGGGTGCTGCATGGTTCTTACAGCTATCTGGTGCAGGATCCTTACGGTCAGGTTGTGCCGGTTCATTCTGTTTCTGCAGGGCTGGATTACCCGGGTGTCGGGCCGGAACACAGTTACTTAAAGGATACAGGAAGAGTAAGTTATGCGGTGGCCACCGACCAGGAAGCTCTGGCGGCTTTTCACCTGCTTTGCCGTACCGAGGGCATCCTGCCTGCCCTGGAAAGCGCCCATGCCCTGGCCGAGGCAATCAAGCTGGCGCCGCAGATGGCCGAGCAGCAAAACCTGCTGGTTTGTTTATCCGGCCGGGGTGACAAAGACGTGCATACGGTAGCCAGGGAAATGGGGGTGCAGTTAGGATGA
- the trpA gene encoding tryptophan synthase subunit alpha produces the protein MNGVERLAATFEALKKRRQKALVTYITAGDPDLAATEKLVSAMDRAGADIIELGVPFSDPSADGPVIQRAAARALARQTTPADILRLAAKLNKTVRAPLVLMSYYNPVLQYGLKDFCLQAAGAGVAGLIIPDLPPEEAEPLLGEADKAGLAIIPLAAPTGHRRRFAKIAAVARGFIYAVTVTGITGTGQNVTAEIAGLAKRIREFTDLPILAGFGIATAEQAAAVAGCCDGVVVGSALVRLVEEQGTAGIPAVTGLVRSLKEAVNKT, from the coding sequence ATGAACGGTGTTGAACGGTTGGCTGCCACCTTTGAGGCGTTAAAAAAGCGGCGGCAAAAGGCCTTGGTAACCTATATTACCGCCGGCGATCCCGATTTGGCCGCCACGGAAAAGTTAGTTTCAGCCATGGACAGGGCCGGTGCGGATATCATAGAATTGGGCGTACCCTTTTCCGATCCGTCTGCCGACGGGCCGGTCATTCAGCGGGCTGCTGCCCGGGCCCTGGCTCGCCAGACCACACCGGCCGACATTCTCCGGCTGGCGGCAAAACTAAATAAAACGGTCCGGGCGCCTTTAGTGTTAATGTCTTACTACAATCCCGTCCTGCAGTACGGCCTGAAGGATTTTTGCCTACAGGCTGCCGGGGCCGGGGTGGCTGGTTTGATAATACCTGACCTGCCGCCGGAGGAAGCGGAGCCTTTGCTGGGCGAAGCAGACAAAGCCGGTTTGGCAATTATTCCGCTGGCGGCGCCTACCGGCCACCGGCGCCGTTTTGCTAAGATTGCTGCGGTTGCCCGGGGTTTTATTTACGCTGTCACAGTTACAGGCATTACCGGTACCGGTCAGAACGTGACAGCAGAAATTGCCGGCTTAGCCAAGCGCATCAGGGAGTTTACGGATTTACCCATCCTGGCCGGCTTCGGCATTGCCACAGCCGAACAGGCGGCAGCTGTGGCCGGCTGCTGTGACGGTGTAGTAGTGGGCAGCGCCCTGGTGCGGCTGGTGGAAGAACAGGGAACCGCCGGAATTCCGGCAGTGACAGGTTTGGTCAGATCACTGAAAGAAGCCGTCAATAAAACATAA
- the sigI gene encoding RNA polymerase sigma-I factor encodes MILEQAAAQYLDRARQGDHQAREQLIAEAKPYIQTTCSKVCGRLLAWGRDDELSVGLMAFNEAIDRFTEKRNMPFWGFARLVIKSRLADHFRREARHRHRPLEYQATAELPVCLETTQAWEDYWQAAEARERQEEVLDFQKELSLFGITINELVEASPKHRDTRENLLAVAKQVAEQPALLAHLMRTKRLPVKELALSSGLHRKTIEKGRRYIIAMALLLHHKERFIYLYSYLKLTGWSRDEGGK; translated from the coding sequence TTGATACTAGAGCAAGCAGCGGCACAGTACCTGGACCGGGCCAGACAGGGAGATCATCAAGCCAGAGAACAATTAATAGCTGAAGCCAAACCCTATATCCAAACCACCTGCAGTAAAGTATGCGGACGGCTGCTGGCATGGGGAAGAGATGATGAATTAAGTGTCGGTCTGATGGCATTTAACGAAGCTATTGACCGGTTTACCGAAAAAAGGAACATGCCTTTTTGGGGTTTTGCCAGACTGGTAATTAAAAGCCGGCTGGCCGACCATTTTCGTCGGGAAGCCAGGCACAGGCACCGGCCTTTGGAATACCAGGCAACTGCTGAGCTGCCGGTCTGTTTGGAAACAACCCAGGCCTGGGAAGATTACTGGCAGGCAGCTGAGGCCAGGGAACGTCAGGAAGAAGTATTGGACTTTCAAAAAGAGTTATCTTTATTTGGCATTACCATCAATGAACTGGTTGAAGCATCGCCCAAACACAGGGATACCCGCGAAAATCTGCTGGCTGTGGCTAAACAAGTGGCGGAGCAGCCTGCTTTGCTGGCGCACTTAATGCGCACCAAGCGCTTACCTGTTAAGGAATTGGCTCTAAGTTCCGGGCTTCACCGCAAAACCATTGAAAAGGGGCGGCGCTATATTATTGCCATGGCGCTGTTATTGCACCACAAGGAGCGCTTTATTTATTTGTATTCTTATTTAAAATTAACCGGTTGGTCCCGGGATGAGGGGGGCAAGTAG
- a CDS encoding anti-sigma-I factor RsgI family protein, with the protein MVKGILVQAKGPLGVVMTPEGRFVRVILSKHRRELGQEVTGMEVKIPAGLPWGAAAAVLLLVCFLSLWNPSRPAAAAYVTLDINPSLELAVNPEGKVIKGSGLDEEGRQLVKKVDFGQLSVYQAVQLLVSEAARHNYINHTNNIVLVTVTPLRENTGVVDEAKLAATVQQVAAVETPGVKVISERATVEEHQLAAKKGISVGRYLIHRNSHRQGLRLSLEQVKKKGLGQLEKETGIELQRLLPHAQRAEQQVLQQQPSAHQADTVNKPAHPKDKRQPAVRESDNRPEQPQKAETRKGEQQPAGRTSDRQPQQPQPVKEKGPEKERISRPPDLGKETPPGKANSKARAKED; encoded by the coding sequence GTGGTTAAAGGTATATTGGTGCAAGCCAAAGGGCCTCTGGGGGTGGTGATGACTCCGGAAGGGAGGTTTGTGCGGGTTATCTTAAGCAAACACCGGCGCGAACTGGGTCAGGAGGTTACAGGCATGGAAGTGAAAATTCCTGCCGGGCTGCCCTGGGGCGCAGCGGCGGCAGTTTTGCTGCTGGTTTGTTTTCTCAGCTTGTGGAACCCAAGCCGGCCGGCAGCAGCAGCCTATGTAACCCTGGATATAAATCCCAGTTTGGAACTGGCGGTTAACCCTGAGGGTAAGGTGATCAAAGGTAGCGGGCTGGACGAAGAAGGACGGCAACTGGTAAAAAAGGTTGATTTCGGGCAACTGTCAGTGTACCAGGCGGTACAACTGCTGGTATCGGAAGCGGCCCGGCATAACTATATAAATCACACCAATAATATTGTGCTGGTCACGGTAACCCCGCTCAGGGAAAATACCGGCGTGGTGGATGAAGCAAAACTGGCAGCAACCGTTCAGCAGGTTGCTGCGGTGGAAACCCCGGGGGTTAAAGTAATTTCCGAACGTGCCACGGTGGAAGAACATCAACTGGCTGCTAAAAAAGGAATATCGGTAGGTCGCTACTTAATTCACCGAAACAGCCACCGGCAAGGCCTCCGGCTATCTCTGGAGCAGGTTAAAAAGAAAGGGCTGGGTCAATTAGAAAAAGAAACGGGCATTGAACTGCAGCGTTTGCTGCCCCATGCCCAAAGGGCTGAGCAGCAGGTTTTGCAGCAGCAACCGTCTGCACACCAGGCCGACACGGTTAATAAACCGGCTCACCCAAAAGATAAAAGACAGCCGGCAGTCCGGGAATCTGACAACCGGCCGGAGCAGCCCCAAAAAGCCGAAACCCGTAAGGGAGAACAGCAACCGGCCGGTCGAACTTCTGACAGGCAGCCTCAACAGCCTCAACCGGTCAAAGAAAAGGGGCCGGAAAAGGAACGGATAAGCCGGCCACCGGACCTGGGCAAAGAAACGCCCCCTGGTAAAGCAAACAGTAAAGCCAGAGCAAAAGAAGATTAA
- the corA gene encoding magnesium/cobalt transporter CorA, with protein sequence MIKTYLYDHAIKKMRHDISLDNFHQVLAHKENLLWVDLYNFSEQELRDVANAFDFHELAVEDCLHYSPRAKLDKYDDYHFLVIHAIRYNEERDEEIMLVQLNIFLGDNYVVTVHKNTLPSLGRMAKICLTDTKLSNKGKDFFLYSIIDGLVDEYFPVLDRIGDRIEDLEDEIYEKPSRETTDEFLALKRTILTMRRAIAPQRRIFYNISSSSFAISEENQPYYLDLKDHLERITDTIDSYRDLVDGALDTYSSIISARTNETMRVLTVISTIFMPLTFVTGFFGMNVPLPNQESVWATVSITVGLILVSVWMIIIFRQKKWM encoded by the coding sequence ATGATTAAGACTTACCTGTATGACCATGCCATCAAAAAAATGCGCCATGACATCAGTCTGGATAACTTTCACCAGGTGCTGGCCCATAAGGAAAATTTGCTGTGGGTCGACCTGTATAACTTCTCTGAACAAGAATTGAGAGATGTGGCTAATGCCTTTGATTTTCACGAACTGGCTGTGGAGGACTGCCTGCATTACAGTCCCCGGGCTAAGCTGGATAAATACGACGATTATCACTTTCTGGTCATCCATGCTATCCGCTATAACGAAGAACGTGATGAAGAAATCATGCTGGTGCAGCTTAATATCTTTTTGGGTGACAACTATGTCGTAACCGTGCACAAAAACACCCTGCCCAGCCTGGGCAGAATGGCTAAAATATGCCTGACTGATACCAAGTTGTCTAATAAAGGCAAAGACTTCTTCCTGTATTCCATAATTGACGGTCTGGTGGATGAATACTTCCCGGTTCTGGATCGCATCGGCGACCGCATTGAGGACCTGGAGGATGAAATTTACGAAAAGCCCAGCCGGGAAACCACCGATGAATTTTTAGCCCTGAAAAGAACCATTCTAACCATGCGCCGGGCCATCGCCCCGCAGCGCCGGATATTTTATAACATCAGCAGCAGTTCCTTTGCCATCAGTGAGGAAAACCAGCCCTACTACCTGGATTTAAAGGACCACCTGGAACGGATTACCGATACCATAGACAGTTACCGCGACCTGGTAGACGGCGCTTTGGATACCTATTCCTCCATTATCAGTGCCCGCACCAACGAAACCATGCGGGTGCTGACGGTGATTTCTACCATTTTTATGCCTTTAACCTTTGTGACCGGTTTTTTTGGCATGAATGTTCCTTTGCCCAACCAGGAATCTGTCTGGGCTACCGTAAGCATTACGGTGGGACTAATCTTGGTTTCGGTTTGGATGATTATCATTTTTCGCCAAAAAAAATGGATGTAA